A window of Pantoea agglomerans contains these coding sequences:
- the kdpF gene encoding K(+)-transporting ATPase subunit F: MSVGVITGIVLVFLLLGYLIYALLNAEAF, translated from the coding sequence GTGAGCGTGGGCGTAATAACCGGCATCGTGCTGGTGTTTTTGTTACTGGGCTACCTGATCTATGCCCTGTTAAATGCGGAGGCGTTTTAA
- a CDS encoding MFS transporter has translation MRKEHAAARPTRVRIWILCLILFLSVVAYADRSILSISGSAIKDEFGLSAIQLGLILSAFSWAYVIGQIPGGLLLDRFGAKKVYGITLALWSLSTIAMGFVGELAGGITAALVLMFTLRFALGLIEAPAFPANARVVIMWFPGAERGRASALFSTAQYFAVAIFSPLSGWLVSRFGWEWPFFVLGGIGVLAVFVWAAYMREPRNHPGVSASELNYIVEGGALVDIDAAHTLKARPALNKKMFKTLLSSRMLWCAYLGQYCTIALSYFFITWFPIYLVQARGMNIMDAGFATIAPALFGFLGGISGGYISDMLIKRGWSLSWARKTPFIIGMLMAASLVMAAVIPSNLGIIAIMSFAFFGKGVAAGAGTWTVISDTAPKEAVGLAGGIFNGISNIAGFVTPLLFGVIVGLTGSYSIGLGFVGAHCVVAALLFLFVMGPIARVGETPTPEAAREAKKTAQGVKAI, from the coding sequence ATGAGAAAAGAGCACGCTGCCGCGCGGCCCACCCGCGTACGTATCTGGATCCTTTGCCTGATCCTGTTTCTGTCAGTGGTGGCCTACGCCGACCGCTCGATCCTGTCGATCTCAGGATCGGCGATCAAAGATGAATTTGGACTCTCGGCGATCCAGCTTGGGCTGATCCTCTCCGCGTTTAGCTGGGCCTATGTGATCGGCCAGATCCCCGGCGGCCTGCTGCTCGATCGCTTTGGCGCGAAAAAAGTGTACGGCATCACGCTGGCGCTCTGGTCGCTTTCCACCATTGCGATGGGCTTTGTCGGCGAACTGGCGGGCGGCATCACCGCCGCGCTGGTGCTGATGTTTACGCTGCGCTTTGCGCTGGGGCTGATAGAAGCGCCCGCCTTTCCCGCCAACGCGCGCGTGGTGATTATGTGGTTTCCCGGCGCAGAGCGCGGGCGCGCCTCTGCGCTGTTTAGCACGGCACAATACTTCGCCGTGGCCATTTTCTCGCCGCTTTCCGGCTGGCTGGTGTCGCGCTTTGGCTGGGAGTGGCCTTTCTTCGTGCTGGGCGGCATCGGGGTGCTGGCGGTGTTTGTCTGGGCGGCCTATATGCGCGAGCCGCGCAACCATCCCGGCGTTTCCGCCAGCGAGCTTAACTATATCGTCGAGGGCGGGGCGCTGGTGGATATCGACGCGGCCCATACTCTGAAGGCGCGGCCCGCGCTGAACAAAAAAATGTTCAAAACCCTGCTCTCCAGCCGCATGCTCTGGTGCGCCTATCTCGGTCAGTACTGCACCATCGCGCTCAGCTACTTCTTTATTACCTGGTTTCCCATCTATCTGGTACAGGCGCGCGGCATGAATATTATGGACGCCGGTTTCGCCACCATCGCGCCCGCGCTGTTCGGCTTTCTCGGCGGCATCAGCGGCGGCTATATCTCCGATATGCTGATCAAACGCGGCTGGAGCCTCTCCTGGGCGCGCAAAACGCCGTTTATTATCGGCATGCTAATGGCGGCGTCGCTGGTGATGGCCGCGGTTATCCCGAGCAACCTCGGCATTATCGCCATTATGTCTTTCGCCTTCTTTGGCAAGGGGGTGGCGGCGGGTGCCGGCACCTGGACGGTGATTAGCGACACCGCGCCGAAAGAGGCGGTCGGCCTTGCAGGCGGCATATTCAACGGCATCAGTAATATCGCCGGCTTCGTTACGCCGCTGCTGTTCGGCGTGATTGTCGGGCTGACCGGCAGCTACAGCATCGGGCTGGGGTTCGTCGGCGCGCACTGCGTGGTCGCCGCGCTGCTGTTCCTGTTTGTGATGGGGCCGATCGCGCGCGTCGGCGAAACGCCGACGCCTGAAGCGGCGCGCGAGGCGAAAAAGACGGCGCAGGGCGTGAAGGCGATATAA
- the mazF gene encoding endoribonuclease MazF yields MPFVPDAGDILWLDFTPHAGHKQAGRRPALVMSPAMYNRIGMMICVPLTTKIKGNPFEVPIAGAPANVALADQVRNLDWKARNAAPKGKATADELEAVRKLTRMLVG; encoded by the coding sequence ATGCCCTTTGTTCCCGATGCTGGAGATATACTCTGGCTCGATTTCACTCCGCACGCCGGGCATAAGCAAGCTGGCCGCAGGCCGGCGCTGGTCATGAGCCCGGCAATGTACAACCGCATCGGCATGATGATATGCGTCCCGCTTACCACCAAAATCAAAGGTAACCCTTTTGAAGTGCCGATCGCCGGCGCACCCGCAAACGTGGCGCTGGCAGACCAGGTCCGTAACCTGGACTGGAAAGCGCGCAACGCGGCGCCAAAGGGCAAAGCCACCGCTGATGAGCTCGAGGCTGTGCGTAAACTCACTCGCATGCTGGTCGGCTAA
- a CDS encoding TonB-dependent siderophore receptor: protein MKPLSSLLLGGALLSGSLQAQESTLLVTQDAEPQENGYQPHSSVTATRAPAKLIDTPQNVTVVQQQVLQDSAAQNLDEAVKFVSGITQANTLGGTQDALIKRGFGDNRDGSILRDGVRSIQARNFTPTSERVEVLKGPSSMLYGMNEPGGLVNVISKKPLLTPQVHLEGRNSSFGGGGGQLDVTGPLGTSGFAGRLIVDHDETDYWRNFGRTRQTVIAPSLMWFGESTTLRVAWEHMEYLVPFDRGTVIDPKTGKPVNTPREERFDERFNATRGDQDTLTLAADRILNDSWTAHLNYSFTRNAYSDHQARATAFNADTGVLTRQADATADAQSRSQMVQLTLNGDVDWGRVSHQLLAGFDYEADRTFRGDMLRGKKNSRFNIWHPVYDEMSSTSTVSAADSDQRENIDSRGLFVQDAIRLTPNWLLLGGLRYDSFDVMAGKGRPFVARTRSTDSRLVPRAGVVYNLNDWSSLYASYTESFKPNVSIATEIGALPPELGKAWEVGGKIDLPNGVTGTLALFDIQKRNVMVDELVNGETLTRTAGKVRSQGVELDLAGKLTDSLSLVGSYAWTDARVTADPANNGNAMSNTARHTAALFLTNDFGTTGLLAADDLRAGVGARYVGRRPGDAANSFYLDDYTVADAFVAWQMPLNRYRVKWQVNVNNLFDKTFYPSSGNNLRVAVGEPREIVLRASVDF, encoded by the coding sequence ATGAAACCGCTTTCTTCTCTTCTGCTGGGCGGCGCGCTGCTCTCCGGCAGCCTGCAGGCGCAGGAATCTACGCTGCTGGTGACGCAGGACGCCGAGCCGCAGGAGAATGGCTACCAGCCGCACAGCAGCGTGACCGCCACGCGCGCGCCGGCAAAGCTTATCGACACGCCGCAGAACGTTACGGTGGTGCAGCAGCAGGTGCTGCAGGACAGCGCCGCGCAGAACCTCGACGAGGCGGTGAAGTTCGTCAGCGGCATTACCCAGGCTAATACGCTGGGCGGCACGCAGGATGCGCTGATCAAGCGCGGCTTCGGCGATAACCGCGACGGCTCGATTCTGCGCGACGGCGTGCGTTCGATTCAGGCGCGCAACTTTACCCCCACCAGCGAACGCGTTGAGGTGCTGAAAGGCCCCTCCTCTATGCTCTACGGCATGAACGAGCCGGGCGGCCTGGTTAACGTCATTAGCAAGAAGCCGCTGCTGACGCCGCAGGTGCATCTGGAGGGCCGCAACAGCAGCTTTGGCGGCGGTGGCGGGCAGCTTGACGTGACCGGCCCGCTCGGCACCAGCGGCTTTGCGGGACGGCTTATTGTCGATCACGACGAAACTGACTACTGGCGCAATTTCGGCCGCACGCGCCAGACGGTGATTGCGCCGTCGCTGATGTGGTTTGGCGAGAGCACCACCCTGCGCGTCGCCTGGGAACATATGGAGTATCTGGTGCCGTTCGATCGCGGCACGGTAATCGACCCGAAAACCGGCAAGCCGGTGAACACGCCGCGCGAAGAGCGCTTCGACGAGCGTTTTAACGCCACGCGCGGCGATCAGGATACCCTGACGCTGGCCGCCGATCGGATCCTGAACGACAGCTGGACGGCACATCTTAACTACAGCTTTACCCGCAACGCCTACAGCGACCATCAGGCGCGCGCCACCGCCTTTAACGCCGATACCGGCGTGCTGACGCGTCAGGCCGACGCCACCGCCGACGCCCAGAGCCGCTCACAGATGGTGCAGCTGACGCTGAACGGCGACGTCGACTGGGGCCGCGTCAGTCACCAGCTGCTGGCCGGATTCGACTACGAAGCTGACCGCACCTTCCGCGGCGATATGCTGCGCGGCAAAAAGAATAGCCGCTTCAATATCTGGCATCCGGTGTATGACGAGATGTCATCGACCTCAACCGTGAGCGCTGCCGACAGCGATCAGCGCGAAAATATCGACAGCCGCGGCCTCTTTGTGCAGGACGCCATTCGCCTGACGCCGAACTGGCTGCTGCTCGGCGGCCTGCGCTACGACAGCTTCGACGTAATGGCGGGCAAAGGCCGTCCGTTCGTCGCCCGCACCCGCAGCACCGACAGCCGGCTGGTACCGCGCGCGGGCGTGGTTTACAACCTCAACGACTGGTCGAGCCTCTACGCCAGCTACACCGAATCCTTTAAGCCGAACGTCTCTATCGCCACCGAGATCGGCGCGCTGCCGCCGGAGCTGGGCAAAGCCTGGGAAGTGGGCGGTAAGATCGATCTGCCCAACGGCGTGACCGGCACGCTGGCGCTGTTTGATATTCAGAAACGCAACGTTATGGTTGATGAACTGGTGAATGGCGAGACCCTGACGCGCACCGCCGGAAAGGTGCGTTCGCAGGGCGTCGAGCTGGATCTGGCGGGCAAGCTGACCGACTCCCTCAGCCTGGTAGGCAGCTACGCCTGGACCGATGCGCGCGTCACCGCCGATCCGGCGAATAACGGCAACGCCATGAGCAATACCGCGCGCCATACCGCCGCGCTGTTTCTCACCAACGATTTTGGCACCACCGGCCTGCTGGCGGCGGACGATCTGCGCGCCGGCGTCGGCGCGCGCTACGTCGGTCGCCGACCGGGCGATGCGGCCAACAGCTTTTATCTCGATGATTACACGGTGGCGGACGCCTTCGTTGCCTGGCAGATGCCGCTTAACCGCTACCGCGTCAAGTGGCAGGTCAACGTTAACAATCTGTTTGATAAGACATTTTATCCGTCCAGCGGCAATAACCTGCGCGTCGCCGTTGGCGAGCCGCGCGAGATCGTGCTGCGCGCCAGCGTCGATTTTTAA
- a CDS encoding ABC transporter ATP-binding protein encodes MLYRRFERFINIFQDAPSDSPPGRIGAFYFYYLRQVWPSFAALLVVGLGSALIEVALFSYLSRIIDLVNASTPATLFAEHWPVLLWMAFVALILRPVFIALHDMLVHQSINPGMTSMIQWQQHNYVLRQSLNFFHNDFAGRIAQRITQTGNALRDSAVQLVDAIWHVLIYAITSLVLFAEADWRLMIPLTIWIVAYIASLRYFVPRVKARSVVASQARSKLMGTIVDGYTNIATLKLFAHHDLEKRYAREALQEQTDKNYRLSRMVTSMDVTLSSLNGLLIVSTSGLALWLWSQSLISVGAIALATGLVVRLVNMSGWIMWVVNGIFENIGTVQDGINTIAQPLSVQDAPQAKVLQVTRGQIRYEDIRFDYGGGHQVINRLNLNIKPGEKIALIGPSGAGKSTLVNLLLRLYDLNGGRITIDDQNIAEVTQASLRGQIGMITQDTSLLHRSIRENLLYGRPDATEAELQTAIRRARADEFIPRLSDAEGRTGLDAHVGERGVKLSGGQRQRIAIARVLLKDAPILIMDEATSALDSEVEAAIQESLGTLMEGKTVIAIAHRLSTIAKMDRLIVLDKGHIVEMGNHSELLAHNGLYARLWRHQTSGFVGDH; translated from the coding sequence ATGTTGTATCGCCGTTTCGAACGTTTTATCAATATTTTCCAGGATGCTCCATCTGATTCGCCCCCGGGCCGCATCGGTGCCTTCTATTTTTACTACCTGCGCCAAGTGTGGCCAAGTTTCGCGGCGCTGCTGGTGGTCGGGCTGGGATCGGCGCTGATTGAGGTGGCCCTGTTTAGCTATCTCAGCCGTATTATCGACCTGGTCAACGCCTCGACGCCCGCCACGCTGTTCGCCGAGCACTGGCCTGTTCTGCTGTGGATGGCGTTTGTGGCGCTGATCCTGCGCCCGGTGTTTATCGCGCTGCACGATATGCTGGTGCATCAAAGCATTAACCCCGGCATGACCAGCATGATCCAGTGGCAGCAGCATAACTATGTGCTGCGCCAGAGCCTGAACTTCTTCCACAACGACTTTGCCGGACGTATCGCCCAGCGCATCACCCAGACCGGCAACGCGCTGCGCGACTCTGCGGTGCAGCTGGTGGACGCCATCTGGCATGTGCTGATCTATGCGATTACGTCGCTGGTGCTGTTTGCGGAAGCTGACTGGCGGCTGATGATCCCGCTGACGATCTGGATCGTCGCCTATATCGCCTCGCTGCGCTATTTTGTGCCGCGCGTAAAGGCGCGCTCCGTTGTGGCGTCGCAGGCGCGCTCAAAGCTGATGGGCACCATCGTCGACGGCTACACCAATATCGCCACGCTGAAACTCTTTGCGCACCACGATCTGGAAAAGCGCTACGCGCGCGAAGCGCTGCAGGAGCAGACCGATAAAAACTATCGTCTGAGCCGCATGGTCACCAGCATGGACGTGACGCTCTCTTCGCTTAACGGCCTGCTGATCGTCTCTACCTCCGGCCTGGCGCTCTGGCTGTGGAGCCAGTCGCTGATCAGCGTCGGCGCCATCGCGCTGGCGACCGGTCTGGTGGTGCGTCTGGTCAATATGTCCGGCTGGATTATGTGGGTGGTGAACGGCATTTTTGAGAATATTGGTACGGTGCAGGACGGCATCAACACCATCGCCCAGCCGCTCAGCGTGCAGGACGCGCCGCAGGCAAAAGTGCTGCAGGTGACGCGCGGCCAGATCCGCTATGAGGATATCCGCTTTGACTACGGCGGCGGCCATCAGGTGATTAACCGCCTTAACCTCAACATCAAACCCGGCGAGAAAATCGCGCTTATCGGCCCTTCCGGCGCGGGCAAGTCAACGCTGGTCAATCTGCTGCTGCGCCTCTACGACCTGAACGGCGGCCGTATCACCATCGACGATCAAAATATCGCCGAGGTGACACAGGCGAGCCTGCGCGGCCAGATTGGCATGATCACCCAGGATACGTCGCTGCTGCACCGCTCAATCCGCGAAAACCTGCTCTATGGCCGCCCGGACGCCACCGAGGCGGAGCTGCAGACGGCGATTCGTCGCGCGCGCGCCGACGAGTTTATTCCGCGCCTTTCCGACGCCGAAGGGCGCACCGGGCTGGACGCGCACGTCGGCGAACGCGGCGTGAAGCTCTCCGGCGGCCAGCGTCAGCGCATCGCCATCGCCCGCGTGCTGCTGAAAGACGCGCCAATTCTTATTATGGATGAGGCGACCTCGGCGCTCGACTCCGAGGTCGAAGCGGCGATTCAGGAGAGCCTGGGCACGCTGATGGAGGGGAAAACGGTGATCGCCATCGCGCACCGCCTGTCGACCATCGCCAAAATGGATCGCCTGATCGTGCTGGATAAGGGCCATATTGTTGAGATGGGCAACCACAGCGAGCTGCTGGCGCACAACGGCCTCTATGCGCGGCTGTGGCGTCACCAGACCAGCGGCTTCGTCGGCGATCACTGA
- the kdpA gene encoding potassium-transporting ATPase subunit KdpA, which translates to MAANAFLLIAVYLLVLMVLAQPLGRGLAVLIADKPVLAGVERPLWRLLGAQAPAMRWTQYLLAILLFNLLGFVVLMAILLLQDRLPLNPQQLPALSWHLALNTAVSFVTNTNWQSYSGESTLSYFSQMVGLTVQNFVSAATGIAVAFALIRGFASRATDTLGNAWRDLTRITLYLLLPISLLMALLFVSQGSVQNFLPYHDITTLEGAKQTLAMGPVASQEAIKMLGTNGGGFFNANSAHPFENPNALTNFVQMLAIFLIPAALCFAFGYAVRDRRQGHMLLWAMSLMFVVAVVAVMWAETRGNPHLLALGADSALNMEGKETRFGILNSSLFAVITTAASCGAVNAMHDSFTALGGMVPMWLMQLGEVVFGGVGAGLYGMLLFVVLAVFIAGLMIGRTPEYLGKKVDVREMKMTALAILVTPTLVLLGTALAMMTDAGRAGMANPGIHGFSEVLYAVSSAANNNGSAFAGLSANTPFWNLLLAFCMLVGRFGIIIPVMALAGSMAVKKAQPVGNGTLPTHGPLFIALLIGAVLLVGALTFIPALALGPVAEHLQLLQGTHS; encoded by the coding sequence ATGGCCGCCAACGCGTTTTTACTGATTGCTGTTTATTTGCTGGTGCTGATGGTGCTGGCGCAGCCGCTGGGCCGCGGGCTGGCGGTGCTGATCGCTGACAAGCCGGTGCTGGCGGGCGTTGAGCGTCCGCTCTGGCGGCTGCTCGGCGCGCAGGCGCCTGCCATGCGCTGGACGCAATATCTGCTGGCGATCCTGCTGTTTAACCTGCTCGGTTTTGTCGTGCTGATGGCGATCCTGCTGCTGCAGGACCGGCTGCCGCTTAACCCGCAGCAGCTGCCTGCGCTGAGCTGGCATCTGGCGCTCAATACCGCGGTGAGCTTCGTCACTAATACCAACTGGCAGTCCTACAGCGGCGAGAGCACCCTGAGCTACTTTAGCCAGATGGTCGGCCTGACGGTGCAGAACTTCGTGTCGGCGGCGACCGGCATCGCGGTGGCGTTCGCCCTGATCCGCGGCTTCGCCAGCCGCGCCACCGATACGCTCGGCAACGCATGGCGCGATCTGACGCGCATCACGCTCTATCTGCTGCTGCCGATCAGCCTGCTGATGGCGCTACTGTTCGTCAGCCAGGGCAGCGTTCAGAACTTCCTGCCGTACCACGACATCACCACGCTGGAAGGGGCGAAGCAGACGCTGGCGATGGGGCCGGTGGCGTCGCAGGAGGCGATCAAGATGCTCGGCACCAACGGCGGCGGCTTCTTTAACGCCAACTCGGCCCATCCGTTTGAAAACCCCAACGCGCTGACCAACTTTGTGCAGATGCTGGCGATTTTCCTGATCCCGGCGGCACTCTGCTTCGCCTTTGGCTATGCGGTGCGCGACCGTCGTCAGGGCCATATGCTGCTCTGGGCGATGTCGCTGATGTTTGTAGTGGCCGTGGTGGCGGTGATGTGGGCGGAAACCCGCGGCAACCCGCACCTGCTGGCGCTCGGCGCGGACAGCGCGCTGAATATGGAAGGTAAAGAGACGCGCTTTGGCATCCTCAACTCCAGCCTGTTCGCGGTCATCACCACCGCCGCCTCCTGCGGCGCGGTGAATGCGATGCACGACTCCTTTACCGCGCTGGGCGGCATGGTGCCAATGTGGCTGATGCAGCTGGGTGAAGTGGTGTTTGGCGGCGTCGGCGCGGGCCTTTACGGCATGCTGCTCTTCGTGGTGCTGGCGGTGTTTATCGCGGGCCTGATGATCGGCCGCACGCCGGAGTATCTGGGCAAAAAGGTCGACGTGCGCGAAATGAAGATGACCGCGCTGGCGATTCTGGTGACGCCGACGCTGGTGCTGCTCGGCACCGCGCTGGCGATGATGACCGACGCAGGCCGCGCAGGGATGGCGAACCCGGGCATACACGGCTTTAGCGAAGTGCTCTACGCGGTCTCTTCCGCCGCCAATAACAACGGCAGCGCCTTTGCGGGCCTGAGCGCCAACACGCCGTTCTGGAACCTGCTGCTGGCGTTCTGCATGCTGGTCGGCCGCTTCGGCATCATTATTCCGGTGATGGCGCTGGCGGGCAGCATGGCGGTGAAAAAAGCGCAGCCGGTAGGCAACGGCACGCTGCCGACGCACGGCCCGCTGTTTATCGCGCTGCTGATCGGCGCGGTGCTGCTGGTGGGCGCGCTGACCTTTATTCCCGCTCTGGCGCTGGGCCCAGTCGCTGAGCATCTGCAACTTCTTCAGGGTACGCACTCATGA
- a CDS encoding HD-GYP domain-containing protein has translation MIKQITVDELRPGMFIHKLEVWWIKDKRIRNQMLVTDPRQIAMLRSEGIQRLWIDLNRSVPAPAAPSAASQPVARTPFFLELDQAQQIFQQGKTQVMAMFNEARLGHRLNLAGTLDLVDEIAGSIRREPTALLSVARLKNHDDYTYLHSMAVCGLMITLAQQLGLDDQQVRRVGMGGLLHDVGKAAVPLEILNKPGKLSDEEFEVMRQHPVTGVQMLMEAGADEDLLDIALHHHEKYDGSGYPHRLKGEEISLYSRMAAVCDVYDALTSTRSYRKGWTPAEAMHNMLNWRGHFDQQILHIFVRAIGIYPVGSLVRLASGRVALVVKAGERSLLKPVVHAFWSLHAQREVRPERIDLSDSFCTDSIIGAEESPLWVNADLNRVWALAS, from the coding sequence GTGATAAAACAAATCACCGTCGACGAGCTGCGGCCAGGGATGTTTATCCATAAGCTCGAGGTCTGGTGGATTAAAGACAAACGTATTCGTAATCAGATGCTGGTGACCGATCCGCGCCAGATCGCAATGCTGCGCAGTGAAGGGATCCAGCGGCTCTGGATCGATCTGAATCGATCGGTGCCAGCGCCCGCCGCGCCGTCGGCGGCCAGTCAGCCCGTCGCGCGCACCCCCTTTTTCCTGGAGCTGGACCAGGCGCAGCAGATTTTCCAGCAGGGCAAGACGCAGGTCATGGCGATGTTCAACGAGGCGCGCCTTGGGCACCGCCTCAACCTGGCGGGCACGCTCGACCTGGTAGACGAAATCGCCGGTTCAATCCGGCGCGAGCCGACCGCGCTGCTGAGCGTCGCGCGCCTTAAAAATCATGACGATTATACCTATCTGCACTCTATGGCGGTTTGCGGGTTAATGATTACGCTGGCGCAGCAGCTGGGGCTGGACGACCAGCAGGTGCGGCGCGTCGGCATGGGCGGGCTGCTGCATGACGTCGGCAAAGCAGCGGTGCCGCTGGAGATCCTCAATAAGCCCGGCAAGCTCAGCGACGAAGAGTTTGAGGTTATGCGCCAGCACCCGGTGACCGGCGTGCAGATGCTGATGGAGGCGGGTGCCGACGAGGATCTGCTGGATATCGCGCTGCATCATCATGAAAAGTATGACGGCAGCGGCTACCCGCACCGGCTAAAGGGCGAGGAGATCTCCCTCTACTCGCGCATGGCCGCGGTGTGCGACGTCTATGACGCGCTCACCTCGACGCGCAGCTACCGTAAAGGCTGGACGCCCGCCGAAGCGATGCACAATATGCTGAACTGGCGCGGCCACTTCGACCAGCAGATCCTGCATATTTTCGTGCGCGCCATTGGCATCTATCCGGTCGGCTCGCTGGTCAGGCTCGCCTCGGGACGCGTCGCGCTGGTGGTGAAAGCGGGGGAGCGCTCGCTGCTGAAGCCGGTGGTACACGCCTTCTGGTCGCTGCATGCGCAGCGCGAAGTCAGGCCGGAACGTATCGATCTCAGCGACAGCTTCTGCACCGACAGCATTATCGGCGCAGAAGAGAGTCCGCTATGGGTAAACGCCGATCTTAATCGCGTCTGGGCGCTGGCGAGTTAA
- a CDS encoding AbrB/MazE/SpoVT family DNA-binding domain-containing protein — MRQTIKRWGNSPAVRIPAHMMTLMNMDIDAEVEISVQTDANNMQRLVIEPVRQVTLETIMSQVTPENMHGEMDFGDAQGQEIW, encoded by the coding sequence ATGCGACAGACAATTAAGCGCTGGGGCAACAGCCCCGCGGTGCGAATTCCCGCACATATGATGACCCTGATGAACATGGACATCGACGCAGAAGTCGAGATCAGCGTTCAGACAGACGCTAATAACATGCAGCGTCTGGTCATTGAGCCGGTGCGCCAGGTTACTCTCGAGACGATCATGAGCCAGGTAACCCCTGAGAATATGCATGGCGAAATGGACTTCGGAGACGCACAAGGACAGGAGATCTGGTAA
- a CDS encoding ABC transporter substrate-binding protein, whose translation MRSLFSLLLLLLCSGACFAKSIVDITGQRVMLPDRPQRIILGESRMLYTLALIVPGNPAARIAGWPADMAKYDAQSWRQFTAAFPAIKAVPQLGSGALRDLNPEQVLKLRPDLIILPRLAKSGAEEAHFRQLMQQVNIPVIYVDLRVDLLNNTVPSLKILGDVFDQPQRAQAFIDFYQQHMDKVRDRLASYHGAKTRVMLHLHLGRRDTCCTTAVNGNLGQLLAFAGGDNIAAGAVKGVFGEINPEQALAQPPQVYIATGMADADNDKTLQLGPAIGAGEAAASLQKLLAAQPVLSQLEAVKNHRAFGLWHNFYLSPWHVVAVEFFARALYPQLFADLDPQRTLEQLYQRFLPLNLSGTFWSQLPQ comes from the coding sequence ATGCGTTCTCTTTTTTCTCTGCTGCTGTTGCTGCTGTGCAGCGGCGCCTGCTTCGCGAAATCCATTGTCGATATCACCGGCCAGCGCGTGATGCTGCCCGATCGTCCTCAGCGCATCATTCTGGGCGAAAGCCGCATGCTCTATACCCTGGCGCTGATCGTGCCCGGCAATCCGGCGGCGCGTATCGCAGGCTGGCCTGCGGATATGGCGAAGTACGACGCGCAAAGCTGGCGCCAGTTCACCGCCGCGTTTCCGGCGATCAAAGCGGTGCCACAGCTGGGTAGCGGCGCGCTGCGTGATCTCAACCCCGAGCAGGTGCTGAAGCTCAGGCCCGATCTGATTATCCTGCCGCGCCTGGCGAAAAGCGGCGCGGAAGAGGCGCATTTCCGCCAGCTGATGCAGCAGGTCAATATTCCGGTGATTTATGTCGACCTGCGGGTCGATCTGCTCAACAACACGGTGCCGAGCCTGAAGATTCTGGGCGACGTGTTCGACCAGCCGCAGCGCGCGCAGGCCTTTATCGATTTCTATCAGCAGCATATGGATAAGGTGCGCGACCGGCTGGCGAGCTATCACGGCGCAAAAACCCGCGTAATGCTGCATCTGCACCTGGGCCGACGCGACACCTGCTGCACCACCGCGGTCAACGGCAATCTCGGGCAGCTGCTCGCCTTTGCGGGCGGCGACAATATCGCGGCGGGCGCGGTAAAAGGGGTGTTCGGCGAGATCAACCCTGAGCAGGCGCTGGCGCAGCCGCCGCAGGTCTATATCGCGACCGGCATGGCGGACGCGGACAACGACAAAACTCTTCAGCTCGGCCCGGCGATCGGCGCCGGCGAGGCGGCCGCCAGCCTGCAAAAGCTGCTGGCCGCGCAGCCGGTTCTTAGCCAGCTTGAGGCGGTAAAAAACCATCGCGCCTTCGGGCTGTGGCACAACTTCTACCTCAGCCCCTGGCATGTCGTGGCGGTAGAGTTTTTCGCCAGGGCGCTCTACCCGCAGCTGTTCGCCGACCTCGATCCGCAACGCACGCTTGAGCAACTTTATCAGCGCTTTCTGCCGCTGAATTTATCAGGGACTTTCTGGAGCCAGTTACCGCAATGA
- a CDS encoding GNAT family N-acetyltransferase — MELIIRGREPSDAAGFQRLYSHPEVYRWTTQLPFPSVAIWQKKFERMDSEGYIGFVAELDGQMVGEMTLFIENRPRTRHGLSFGIGVDPAFSGRGIGERLIRNGLDYAFNWLGATRVELEVFHDNARARRLYQRIGFEQEGVRRKACLRDGDYHDIVLMAMLRENYSQ; from the coding sequence ATGGAATTAATCATTCGCGGCCGTGAACCCAGCGATGCCGCTGGGTTTCAGCGTCTTTACAGCCACCCAGAGGTCTATCGCTGGACCACCCAGCTGCCCTTTCCCAGCGTGGCGATATGGCAGAAAAAATTCGAACGTATGGATAGCGAGGGCTATATCGGTTTTGTTGCGGAGCTGGATGGACAGATGGTCGGCGAAATGACGCTGTTCATTGAAAACCGGCCGCGTACCCGTCACGGACTGAGCTTCGGCATCGGCGTCGATCCCGCTTTCAGCGGACGCGGCATCGGCGAACGTTTAATCCGAAATGGCCTGGACTACGCCTTTAACTGGCTGGGCGCGACGCGCGTAGAGCTGGAGGTGTTTCACGATAATGCGCGCGCGCGGCGGCTCTATCAGCGCATCGGCTTTGAGCAGGAGGGCGTGCGCCGCAAGGCCTGCCTGCGCGACGGCGACTATCACGATATTGTTCTGATGGCGATGCTGCGCGAAAACTATTCACAGTAG